TCTGCCCGTAAGTTGCCCTTAGGTGGAGACCGCGCCAGAGGCCGGCGGTCAGGCTAAGCCGTGGTGACCCGGTCCAGCCGTTCACGCAGGTTCGCGGCGAACTCCTCGGCCCGCGCCAGTTGCGTACGCAGCTTCTCCATCTGCTCGGACGCGCTCAGCTCGTAGGCGCGCACACGCTCCAGCAGGGCTTCCCGCTCACCGGCCGCCAGTTCCTCACCGGAGTCGAGGCGGTCGGTGGCGTCCAGCAGGTCGCGCATCTGGTCCAGGGTGAAGCCGAGCGGCTTCATGCGGCGAATGACCATGAGGCGGGCGACGTCGGCCTCGGTGTAGAGGCGGAAGCCGCCTTGGGAGCGGGCGGAGGGGATGACCAGGCCGGTCTCCTCGTAGTGCCGGATGGTGCGCAGCGAAAGCTCGGTCCGCGTGGCGACCTCGCCGATCTGCATGTGCTCGCCGCTCACTACGTGGACACCTTTCTCTCCTGTCGCCAAGGCCGCAGGCGGCCGCCGGCCGACGTCGATCTCTACCGTAACGTTAGGGTAGAGTACGGGGTCGTCGGGGTCGGCTCCAAGCTGCCCCGCGCCACGGTGCGGGTCGGACCGACCCCCTCACCGCCAGCCGTGTCGGGGCCGATGATGCCCCCGGCGAAGACCGATGCCTGCAGGAGAGAGCGCGTGCGCATGCCCCAGACGCCCAGCGCCGCCGCCTGCCCGCCGTGAACGTTCGCCCCTGAAGCAGCCGCGCACACTCCTGCCCGCGCCCGCTGTGCCTTCTGACTTCGGCCCGCACCCGTACGTGGGCTTCGCAGATGGCCACCCCGGCCATCCGGCGCCTTCCGCACGCCCCCGACGACGGCCGGGTGTGCCCGAGCACGACAGGTACCCGTCTTGTCCACGTCCGCACTGTCCCCGGCCGCGCGCCTGCGTGGCCTGCGCCCCGACTGGCTGAACGACCCGAAGGTCTGGCGCACCGAGATCCTGGGCGGCCTCGTCGTCGCTCTCGCACTGATCCCCGAGGCGATCTCCTTCTCCATCATCGCCGGAGTCGACCCCGCCATCGGCCTGTTCGCCTCGTTCACCATGGCCGTCACCATTTCGATCGTCGGCGGGCGCCGCGCGATGATCTCCGCAGCCACCGGCGCCGTCGCCCTGGT
Above is a genomic segment from Streptomyces sp. NBC_01381 containing:
- a CDS encoding MerR family transcriptional regulator, translated to MSGEHMQIGEVATRTELSLRTIRHYEETGLVIPSARSQGGFRLYTEADVARLMVIRRMKPLGFTLDQMRDLLDATDRLDSGEELAAGEREALLERVRAYELSASEQMEKLRTQLARAEEFAANLRERLDRVTTA